A window of Bacillaceae bacterium S4-13-56 genomic DNA:
GGGAAGATTAAGGGTTTCCATTTGAAGGTGAATGTGGTTTGTCATGAGACAATAAGTGGGAAGAATAAACAGGAAGAGTAACTTTGTTTCCTCTAGTAACCTTAGATACTCCAAACGATCCTCGTCATCATAGAATAACGTAGTTCTTCGAATACCCCGGCTTGTAATATGATACTTCGCATTAGAATACCAAATGCGCTTTTTCCTTGCCAAGCATGATACCTCCCTCAAATATTTAACTTAATACTAAACATAATTCTACAAAAAATAAAGATCACTATCCCAACGAATAACAGCCCCATCTCTTGTCCACCCAGAAAAAACAAAAACCGCCATTTGTCTTTTTGTGGTGCCTGACACCTTTACTGTATATA
This region includes:
- a CDS encoding transposase, with amino-acid sequence MARKKRIWYSNAKYHITSRGIRRTTLFYDDEDRLEYLRLLEETKLLFLFILPTYCLMTNHIHLQMETLNLP